The Nerophis lumbriciformis linkage group LG34, RoL_Nlum_v2.1, whole genome shotgun sequence genome includes a window with the following:
- the ppp4r4 gene encoding serine/threonine-protein phosphatase 4 regulatory subunit 4 isoform X1, protein MTDCQSGLGSRPLEDMHVHEFALIERPNRRSVKTAEEISQLTVDENLNDIDRAVYLLSMGQEVQRASVIANLPFLIRQNPAETFHWVVPKVREVLGGAGTEIQLAAAVSFLTVLQDDIVLIHTHTYSILKTVLLHLNHRDAAVSNAWLETLLCAIDVLPKETIKQEVLRPLVFQHLPSHSLHARLAHCRILGKVSCKLDCHLVKKELLPLARALCQDPEFEVRACMCRQLESIATATGADETSTELLPDLVDLARDGHCDVRLAALDTIINLMEKIDSENRLRVVVPLVMSVTQADDAILASLSFQFGKICSQLAGCLSDEQKVHLLQTFKSLCVVGLNTERKQDVGMQTTLIRCNCCYNLPTMLAFADSSHFLTDLYLSFSSLCCDPEVSVRRSAASSFHQVVKSLTSNVPLVHKELLMLLKDDALEVLDALMNHLEQTLEVVLFRGEKLMQEQKGSFQSSELLSALLSAEQKVSGSLRWRLHEKLLQRYSNLAKLLPGEPLHQSLSPRIFLILTSNKVLPVQREAARMFCTFLRYNHKQEHRREMMEWMIQALAQGRSYWNRLRFLDVCEKANEIFSRKFFNRHFLIPALELVHDPVANVRYKLCHMLPLLRSSLRLPVDNQLLMQLDFCVQKLLCREKDKDVVTAIHKVVLELDKLDLTEPFQRRKDNNLLDHKKEAEETLLLEMEQLENQQGETKSNSVKQSERRRRDRNPSLSKSSKSKSLSLSVSSSCKEMRRVKLSRSRSLSSQSPVCKPDTPQQTSSRKEFSGHCASWKSSILNNKDDFSTTNLTPAVLSKSSPTSYKPVLICRHFTDLPDMMASEGKATNTLDLRDCHYMTNHRASHLDHSIGPIEPRTNTVVQRRTTLDRRTNTLSQTNFGSNAFDQSDNSSSKNSFMFQRSKSIDQHSTALKDSKSRKLFM, encoded by the exons ACTGCAGAGGAAATCAGTCAGCTGACAGTGGATGAAAACCTCAACGATATCGACAGAGCCGTCTACCTGCTCAG TATGGGCCAAGAGGTGCAGCGAGCGAGCGTCATCGCTAACCTGCCATTTCTGATCCGTCAGAATCCAGCAGAGACGTTCCATTGGGTGGTACCTAAGGTTCGG GAAGTCTTAGGTGGAGCCGGAACTGAAATCCAACTAGCAGCGGCAGTGTCGTTTCTGACCGTTCTACAGGATGACATCGTCCTGATCCACACCCACACTTACTCCATACTGAAGACGGTCCTGCTCCACCTGAACCACCGAGATGCAG CGGTGAGTAACGCCTGGCTGGAGACTCTGTTGTGTGCCATCGACGTTTTACCAAAGGAGACAATAAAACAGGAG GTGCTGAGACCTCTTGTCTTTCAACATCTGCCTTCACATTCTCTCCACGCCCGTTTGGCCCACTGTCGCATTCTGGGCAAAGTTTCCTGCAAACTGGATTGTCACCT GGTCAAGAAAGAGCTCCTGCCATTGGCTCGCGCTTTATGTCAGGATCCAGAATTTGAGGTTCGAGCGTGCATGTGCCGCCAGTTGGAGAGCATTGCCACGGCAACAGG TGCAGATGAAACCAGCACAGAGCTGCTGCCTGACTTGGTTGACTTGGCGAGAGACGGGCACTGCGACGTCCGTCTTGCAGCGTTGGACACCATCATCAACCTGATGGAGAAGATTGACAGCG AGAACAGACTGCGTGTTGTGGTTCCCTTGGTGATGTCCGTGACCCAGGCAGATGATGCCATATTGGCATCTTTGTCATTTCAGTTTGGAAAAATCTGCAGTCAACTCGCAG GTTGTTTGTCAGACGAGCAGAAGGTCCACTTGCTGCAGACGTTCAAGTCACTTTGTGTGGTTGGTCTCAATACTGAAAGAAAGCAAGACGTTGGCATGCAGACAACACTGATCCGGTGCAACTGCTGCTACAACCTGCCG ACCATGTTGGCCTTTGCTGACTCCTCCCACTTCCTGACTGACCTGTACCTGTCGTTTTCAAGTCTCTGTTGTGATCCCGAAGTCAGCGTCCGAAGAAGCGCAGCTTCCAGTTTTCATCAG GTGGTAAAGTCGCTCACTTCAAATGTTCCTCTGGTCCACAAAGAGCTTCTGATGCTGTTGAAAGATGACGCTCTGGAG GTGTTGGATGCTCTGATGAATCACTTAGAGCAAACTCTGGAGGTGGTTCTGTTCAGAGGAGAGAAACTGATGCAGGAGCAGAAG GGTTCTTTCCAGTCTTCCGAACTGCTGTCGGCTCTGCTGTCAGCTGAGCAGAAGGTTAGTGGTTCTCTGCGCTGGAGGCTGCATGAAAAGCTGTTGCAGCGTTACAGCAATCTGGCCAAACTTCTCCCCGGAGAGCCACTGCACCAGAGTCTGTCTCCCCGCATTTTTCTTATCCTCACCAGCAAC AAGGTGTTGCCAGTGCAGAGAGAGGCTGCACGAATGTTCTGCACGTTCCTTCGCTATAACCACAAACAGGAGCATCGTCGAGAGATGATGGAGTGGATGATCCAAG CTCTGGCTCAGGGGCGAAGTTACTGGAATCGTCTACGATTTCTTGATGTCTGTGAAAAGGCCAATGAGATTTTCTCCAGGAAGTTCTTCAACAGACATTTCTTGATCCCAGCTCTAGAACTGGTCCATGATCCTGTGGCCAACGTCAG GTACAAACTCTGCCACATGCTGCCCTTGTTGCGGTCATCGCTGCGCCTGCCTGTCGACAATCAGCTATTAATGCAGCTGGATTTCTGTGTGCAGAAGCTCCTCTGCAGGGAGAAAGACAAAGACGTGGTCACGGCCATTCACAAG GTCGTGCTGGAACTTGACAAACTGGATCTCACAGAACCT TTTCAGAGGAGGAAGGACAACAATTTGTTGGACCACAAGAAAGAGGCAGAAGAGACTCTGCTGCTGGAGATG GAGCAACTGGAAAACCAGCAGGGCGAAACCAAATCGAATTCAGTCAAACAGTCAGAGAGACGAC GAAGAGACCGTAATCCCAGTCTGTCAAAGTCAAGCAAGTCTAAGTCACTGTCCTTGTCGGTGTCCTCATCCT GTAAAGAGATGAGGAGGGTCAAACTGTCACGGAGTCGATCCCTCAGCAGTCAGTCACCTGTCTGCAAACCCGACACGCCACAACAAACTAG CAGTCGGAAAGAGTTTAGTGGTCATTGTGCGAGTTGGAAGTCATCAATACTAAACAACAAAG ATGATTTCTCAACTACCAACCTTACCCCGGCTGTGCTGTCCAAGTCTTCGCCCACCTCGTATAAACCAGTGCTGATCTGCAGACACTTCACCGATCTCCCTGACATGATGGCTTCAGAAGGAAAAGCAACAAATACCTTAGACCTCAGGGATTGTCATTATATGACAAACCATAGAGCCAGTCATTTAGATCATAGTATTGGTCCTATTGAACCCAGAACTAATACCGTGGTCCAGAGACGAACCACCTTGGACCGAAGGACAAATACTTTAAGCCAAACAAACTTTGGGAGTAATGCTTTTGACCAGAGCGACAACAGCAGCAGTAAGAACAGCTTCATGTTCCAGCGCAGTAAATCCATTGATCAGCACAGCACTGCACTGAAGGACAGCAAGTCAAGGAAGTTGTTCATGTAA
- the LOC133576563 gene encoding protein Z-dependent protease inhibitor, which yields MKKPQEAMRPSLLMTLVVVLSLLVPLRSQPAIDGPVQDLINKNSDFATRLYRALASRTDNNILLSTVSLSHGLSALLGATSGSSQDQLQQVLGLAGLDLQSFPELFQSMKTVLLGGGALNLKQGVALFPDLSIQVSTSYLDLVQTKYGETVKSLAYSTPQEAADTINNWLQQQTGDQVQDLVADLDPQTQLMLATAALYQGRLSQAFNASVTQDERFFVDKYHVVMVPMMFRADKYFLAYDRSLKVGVLKLPMVDGAAMLVVLPDENVDINAVEEEVTAEKIQSWIRQLKKTKLEVQLPRFLLDNSYSLRDVLQTLGMVQVFQDDADLSNMGAAEGTKLSQVFHKAVLSVNESGGNDTPGGRSPVFSTPPPRLTINRPFIFVVYHQTSGGVLLMGRLLDPTKK from the exons ATGAAGAAGCCTCAAGAAG CAATGAGGCCCTCGCTCCTCATGACTTTGGTCGTTGTACTCAGCCTCCTGGTTCCGCTTCGCAGTCAGCCGGCCATTGACGGGCCGGTTCAGGACCTGATCAACAAAAACTCGGACTTCGCTACTCGGTTGTATCGTGCGCTTGCTAGCCGCACAGACAACAACATCCTCCTGTCCACAGTCTCGTTATCACACGGCCTGTCAGCGCTGCTCGGCGCCACGAGTGGGTCGAGCCAGGACCAGCTACAGCAGGTGCTTGGTTTGGCCGGACTGGATCTTCAGAGCTTCCCAG AACTATTTCAATCGATGAAAACTGTTCTGCTTGGGGGCGGGGCCCTTAACCTGAAACAGGGTGTGGCCCTTTTCCCCGACCTGAGCATCCAGGTGTCAACGTCATACCTGGACCTGGTTCAAACCAAGTACGGGGAGACTGTTAAGAGCCTGGCCTATTCTACGCCGCAGGAAGCTGCTGACACGATCAACAACTGGCTCCAGCAGCAGACCGGGGACCAGGTGCAGGATTTGGTGGCTGACCTTGACCCCCAGACGCAGCTGATGCTTGCAACGGCCGCCCTTTACCAAG GTCGGTTAAGTCAGGCCTTCAACGCCAGCGTCACTCAGGATGAACGTTTCTTTGTGGACAAGTACCACGTGGTCATGGTTCCAATGATGTTCAGGGCAGACAAATACTTCCTGGCGTACGATCGCTCGCTCAAAGTGGGTGTGTTGAAGCTGCCAATGGTAGACGGAGCAGCCATGTTGGTTGTGCTGCCTGATGAAAATGTGGACATCAATGCAGTAGAAGAGGAAGTGACAGCAGAAAAAATCCAGTCTTGGATCCGGCAGCTGAAGAAGAC GAAGTTGGAGGTGCAGTTGCCACGTTTCCTGTTGGACAATTCCTACTCTCTGCGGGATGTTCTGCAGACTCTGGGGATGGTCCAAGTGTTCCAGGATGACGCAGACCTGAGCAACATGGGTGCCGCTGAAGGCACCAAACTCTCGCAG GTGTTTCATAAAGCCGTCCTGTCAGTTAACGAGAGTGGTGGTAATGATACACCTGGAGGCAGATCCCCAGTCTTCTCCACCCCTCCTCCTCGACTCACCATCAACAGACCTTTCATCTTTGTTGTGTACCATCAGACCAGCGGCGgcgtgctcctgatgggtcgcctGCTTGATCCCACCAAGAAATAA
- the ppp4r4 gene encoding serine/threonine-protein phosphatase 4 regulatory subunit 4 isoform X2 yields the protein MTDCQSGLGSRPLEDMHVHEFALIERPNRRSVKTAEEISQLTVDENLNDIDRAVYLLSMGQEVQRASVIANLPFLIRQNPAETFHWVVPKVREVLGGAGTEIQLAAAVSFLTVLQDDIVLIHTHTYSILKTVLLHLNHRDAAVSNAWLETLLCAIDVLPKETIKQEVLRPLVFQHLPSHSLHARLAHCRILGKVSCKLDCHLVKKELLPLARALCQDPEFEVRACMCRQLESIATATGADETSTELLPDLVDLARDGHCDVRLAALDTIINLMEKIDSENRLRVVVPLVMSVTQADDAILASLSFQFGKICSQLAGCLSDEQKVHLLQTFKSLCVVGLNTERKQDVGMQTTLIRCNCCYNLPTMLAFADSSHFLTDLYLSFSSLCCDPEVSVRRSAASSFHQVVKSLTSNVPLVHKELLMLLKDDALEVLDALMNHLEQTLEVVLFRGEKLMQEQKGSFQSSELLSALLSAEQKKVLPVQREAARMFCTFLRYNHKQEHRREMMEWMIQALAQGRSYWNRLRFLDVCEKANEIFSRKFFNRHFLIPALELVHDPVANVRYKLCHMLPLLRSSLRLPVDNQLLMQLDFCVQKLLCREKDKDVVTAIHKVVLELDKLDLTEPFQRRKDNNLLDHKKEAEETLLLEMEQLENQQGETKSNSVKQSERRRRDRNPSLSKSSKSKSLSLSVSSSCKEMRRVKLSRSRSLSSQSPVCKPDTPQQTSSRKEFSGHCASWKSSILNNKDDFSTTNLTPAVLSKSSPTSYKPVLICRHFTDLPDMMASEGKATNTLDLRDCHYMTNHRASHLDHSIGPIEPRTNTVVQRRTTLDRRTNTLSQTNFGSNAFDQSDNSSSKNSFMFQRSKSIDQHSTALKDSKSRKLFM from the exons ACTGCAGAGGAAATCAGTCAGCTGACAGTGGATGAAAACCTCAACGATATCGACAGAGCCGTCTACCTGCTCAG TATGGGCCAAGAGGTGCAGCGAGCGAGCGTCATCGCTAACCTGCCATTTCTGATCCGTCAGAATCCAGCAGAGACGTTCCATTGGGTGGTACCTAAGGTTCGG GAAGTCTTAGGTGGAGCCGGAACTGAAATCCAACTAGCAGCGGCAGTGTCGTTTCTGACCGTTCTACAGGATGACATCGTCCTGATCCACACCCACACTTACTCCATACTGAAGACGGTCCTGCTCCACCTGAACCACCGAGATGCAG CGGTGAGTAACGCCTGGCTGGAGACTCTGTTGTGTGCCATCGACGTTTTACCAAAGGAGACAATAAAACAGGAG GTGCTGAGACCTCTTGTCTTTCAACATCTGCCTTCACATTCTCTCCACGCCCGTTTGGCCCACTGTCGCATTCTGGGCAAAGTTTCCTGCAAACTGGATTGTCACCT GGTCAAGAAAGAGCTCCTGCCATTGGCTCGCGCTTTATGTCAGGATCCAGAATTTGAGGTTCGAGCGTGCATGTGCCGCCAGTTGGAGAGCATTGCCACGGCAACAGG TGCAGATGAAACCAGCACAGAGCTGCTGCCTGACTTGGTTGACTTGGCGAGAGACGGGCACTGCGACGTCCGTCTTGCAGCGTTGGACACCATCATCAACCTGATGGAGAAGATTGACAGCG AGAACAGACTGCGTGTTGTGGTTCCCTTGGTGATGTCCGTGACCCAGGCAGATGATGCCATATTGGCATCTTTGTCATTTCAGTTTGGAAAAATCTGCAGTCAACTCGCAG GTTGTTTGTCAGACGAGCAGAAGGTCCACTTGCTGCAGACGTTCAAGTCACTTTGTGTGGTTGGTCTCAATACTGAAAGAAAGCAAGACGTTGGCATGCAGACAACACTGATCCGGTGCAACTGCTGCTACAACCTGCCG ACCATGTTGGCCTTTGCTGACTCCTCCCACTTCCTGACTGACCTGTACCTGTCGTTTTCAAGTCTCTGTTGTGATCCCGAAGTCAGCGTCCGAAGAAGCGCAGCTTCCAGTTTTCATCAG GTGGTAAAGTCGCTCACTTCAAATGTTCCTCTGGTCCACAAAGAGCTTCTGATGCTGTTGAAAGATGACGCTCTGGAG GTGTTGGATGCTCTGATGAATCACTTAGAGCAAACTCTGGAGGTGGTTCTGTTCAGAGGAGAGAAACTGATGCAGGAGCAGAAG GGTTCTTTCCAGTCTTCCGAACTGCTGTCGGCTCTGCTGTCAGCTGAGCAGAAG AAGGTGTTGCCAGTGCAGAGAGAGGCTGCACGAATGTTCTGCACGTTCCTTCGCTATAACCACAAACAGGAGCATCGTCGAGAGATGATGGAGTGGATGATCCAAG CTCTGGCTCAGGGGCGAAGTTACTGGAATCGTCTACGATTTCTTGATGTCTGTGAAAAGGCCAATGAGATTTTCTCCAGGAAGTTCTTCAACAGACATTTCTTGATCCCAGCTCTAGAACTGGTCCATGATCCTGTGGCCAACGTCAG GTACAAACTCTGCCACATGCTGCCCTTGTTGCGGTCATCGCTGCGCCTGCCTGTCGACAATCAGCTATTAATGCAGCTGGATTTCTGTGTGCAGAAGCTCCTCTGCAGGGAGAAAGACAAAGACGTGGTCACGGCCATTCACAAG GTCGTGCTGGAACTTGACAAACTGGATCTCACAGAACCT TTTCAGAGGAGGAAGGACAACAATTTGTTGGACCACAAGAAAGAGGCAGAAGAGACTCTGCTGCTGGAGATG GAGCAACTGGAAAACCAGCAGGGCGAAACCAAATCGAATTCAGTCAAACAGTCAGAGAGACGAC GAAGAGACCGTAATCCCAGTCTGTCAAAGTCAAGCAAGTCTAAGTCACTGTCCTTGTCGGTGTCCTCATCCT GTAAAGAGATGAGGAGGGTCAAACTGTCACGGAGTCGATCCCTCAGCAGTCAGTCACCTGTCTGCAAACCCGACACGCCACAACAAACTAG CAGTCGGAAAGAGTTTAGTGGTCATTGTGCGAGTTGGAAGTCATCAATACTAAACAACAAAG ATGATTTCTCAACTACCAACCTTACCCCGGCTGTGCTGTCCAAGTCTTCGCCCACCTCGTATAAACCAGTGCTGATCTGCAGACACTTCACCGATCTCCCTGACATGATGGCTTCAGAAGGAAAAGCAACAAATACCTTAGACCTCAGGGATTGTCATTATATGACAAACCATAGAGCCAGTCATTTAGATCATAGTATTGGTCCTATTGAACCCAGAACTAATACCGTGGTCCAGAGACGAACCACCTTGGACCGAAGGACAAATACTTTAAGCCAAACAAACTTTGGGAGTAATGCTTTTGACCAGAGCGACAACAGCAGCAGTAAGAACAGCTTCATGTTCCAGCGCAGTAAATCCATTGATCAGCACAGCACTGCACTGAAGGACAGCAAGTCAAGGAAGTTGTTCATGTAA